From a region of the Agromyces ramosus genome:
- a CDS encoding YrdB family protein, producing MNERSQQQSLPKIGPNDIVRFLLELFAFVSLGVWGFLAFPLPWPGVLVGLGAPALAILVWALFVSPKAVFHLDVFGKALVEIAVFSAAALGWWALGQPVVAIVFAVVAAVSGILHGRKELAG from the coding sequence GTGAACGAGCGCAGCCAGCAGCAGTCCCTCCCGAAGATCGGCCCGAACGACATCGTCCGGTTCCTGCTCGAGCTCTTCGCGTTCGTCTCGCTCGGCGTCTGGGGCTTCCTCGCCTTCCCGCTGCCGTGGCCCGGCGTGCTCGTCGGCCTCGGCGCGCCCGCGCTCGCGATCCTCGTCTGGGCGCTGTTCGTGTCGCCGAAGGCGGTCTTCCACCTCGACGTGTTCGGCAAGGCACTCGTCGAGATCGCCGTCTTCAGCGCGGCGGCGCTCGGATGGTGGGCGCTCGGCCAGCCGGTCGTCGCGATCGTCTTCGCCGTGGTGGCCGCGGTGAGCGGCATCCTGCACGGTCGCAAGGAGCTCGCGGGCTGA
- a CDS encoding TetR/AcrR family transcriptional regulator codes for MPKVSDAYRTARRDEIIVAALRCFAAKGYQRTSMADIIEESGLSAGAIYGHFAGKKELFAAVAGRVLDARRGELEARRSDTGPLPPGEIVATLLQGMRTEPFGGVIVQLWAEAAVDAEIRELVQGVFARLRETVRAGLAEWAAAEPGRVEGDPERWAARLAPVVLGLGPGFMVQRAIIDDFDEDAYLSALPEALPH; via the coding sequence ATGCCGAAGGTCAGTGACGCGTATCGAACCGCGCGCCGCGACGAGATCATCGTCGCGGCGCTGCGCTGCTTCGCCGCCAAGGGCTACCAGCGCACGTCCATGGCCGACATCATCGAGGAGTCCGGCCTCTCAGCCGGCGCGATCTACGGCCACTTCGCGGGCAAGAAGGAGCTCTTCGCCGCGGTCGCCGGGCGGGTGCTCGATGCCCGACGTGGCGAGCTCGAGGCACGCAGGTCCGACACCGGCCCGCTCCCGCCCGGCGAGATCGTCGCGACGCTCCTCCAAGGCATGCGCACCGAGCCCTTCGGCGGGGTCATCGTGCAGCTGTGGGCCGAGGCTGCGGTCGACGCCGAGATCCGCGAGCTCGTGCAGGGGGTCTTCGCACGACTGCGCGAGACCGTGCGCGCCGGGCTCGCCGAATGGGCCGCGGCCGAACCCGGCCGCGTCGAGGGAGACCCGGAGCGCTGGGCGGCTCGCCTGGCACCGGTCGTGCTCGGGCTCGGGCCGGGCTTCATGGTGCAGCGGGCCATCATCGACGACTTCGACGAGGATGCCTACCTCAGCGCATTGCCTGAGGCGCTCCCGCACTGA
- the purU gene encoding formyltetrahydrofolate deformylase, whose product MTTDAAPDHLYHWVVTLSCTDGPGIVHAVSGAIVTARGNITESQQFASLDTGRFFMRLQVESPAARAELEAALLPVTERWSMSWHLDEVGRPLRTLVLASTAGHCVNDLLFRQRAGQLPIEIPLVLSNHGTLRDLVDFYGVPFEAAAVTDADEKAAFERRVLDAVDEFDIELVVLARYMQILSPELCAALAGRCINIHHSFLPGFKGANPYRQAHARGVKLIGATAHFVTSDLDEGPIIEQNVVRVDHSRSPSELVAIGQDEESRTLSQAVKWFAERRVLLDGARTIIFR is encoded by the coding sequence ATGACGACGGATGCCGCCCCCGATCACCTGTACCACTGGGTCGTGACGCTCAGCTGCACCGACGGTCCGGGCATCGTGCACGCCGTGAGCGGGGCGATCGTCACGGCCCGGGGCAACATCACCGAGAGCCAGCAGTTCGCGAGCCTCGACACCGGCCGGTTCTTCATGCGGCTGCAGGTCGAGTCCCCCGCGGCTCGGGCGGAGCTCGAGGCGGCGCTGCTGCCGGTCACCGAGCGGTGGAGCATGAGCTGGCACCTCGACGAGGTCGGCAGACCGCTGCGCACCCTCGTGCTCGCCTCGACGGCCGGCCACTGCGTCAACGACCTGCTGTTCCGGCAGCGGGCGGGCCAGTTGCCGATCGAGATCCCGCTCGTCCTCTCGAACCACGGCACGCTTCGCGACCTCGTCGACTTCTACGGCGTGCCGTTCGAGGCGGCCGCCGTCACCGATGCCGACGAGAAGGCCGCCTTCGAGCGCCGCGTGCTCGACGCCGTCGACGAGTTCGACATCGAGCTCGTCGTACTCGCTCGTTACATGCAGATCCTCTCCCCCGAGCTGTGCGCGGCGCTCGCGGGTCGCTGCATCAACATCCATCACTCGTTCCTGCCCGGATTCAAGGGCGCGAACCCGTACCGGCAGGCGCATGCCCGCGGCGTGAAGCTCATCGGCGCGACCGCGCACTTCGTGACGAGCGACCTCGATGAAGGACCGATCATCGAGCAGAACGTCGTGCGGGTCGATCATTCGCGAAGTCCGTCCGAGCTCGTCGCGATCGGCCAGGACGAGGAGAGCCGCACCCTCAGCCAGGCGGTGAAGTGGTTCGCCGAGCGCCGGGTGCTGCTCGACGGCGCACGCACGATCATCTTCCGGTGA